One window from the genome of Candidatus Didemnitutus sp. encodes:
- the ilvC gene encoding ketol-acid reductoisomerase, translating to MAKIYYDKQADLSLIRARKVAIVGYGSQGHAHALNLRDSGVDVRVGLAKDSKSRPKAKKAGLKVDTVEAVAKWADVIMMLVPDHVAARVYRESVAPSLTKGKALFFAHGFNIRFGGIKPPADVDVCMVAPKSPGHRVREVFQEGGGVPGLYAVHQDASGKAKALALSYARGIGCTRAGVLETTFTEETETDLFGEQAVLCGGCSELVKAGFKTLVDAGYQPEIAYFECLHELKLIVDLMYRGGLNYMRYSVSDTAEWGDYQSGPRVVTKETQKEMKRILADIQSGKFAKRFMAENEKHGRKTMNAFRKKERSQPIEKVGVQLRAMMPFLNPVVISK from the coding sequence ATGGCTAAAATCTACTATGACAAGCAGGCGGACCTCTCGCTGATCCGCGCCCGCAAAGTTGCGATCGTCGGCTACGGCTCCCAAGGCCACGCCCACGCGCTCAATCTCCGCGACAGCGGCGTCGACGTGCGCGTCGGCCTCGCGAAGGACTCCAAGTCCCGCCCGAAAGCCAAGAAGGCCGGCCTCAAGGTCGACACCGTCGAAGCCGTCGCGAAATGGGCCGACGTGATCATGATGCTCGTGCCCGACCACGTCGCCGCGCGCGTCTACCGCGAGTCGGTCGCCCCGAGCCTCACCAAGGGCAAGGCGCTGTTCTTCGCCCACGGCTTCAACATCCGCTTCGGCGGCATCAAGCCGCCGGCCGATGTCGACGTGTGCATGGTCGCTCCGAAGAGCCCCGGCCACCGCGTGCGTGAAGTGTTCCAGGAGGGCGGCGGCGTCCCCGGACTCTACGCGGTTCATCAAGACGCTTCCGGCAAGGCCAAGGCGCTCGCGCTGTCCTACGCGCGCGGCATCGGCTGCACCCGCGCCGGCGTGCTCGAGACGACGTTCACCGAGGAGACCGAGACCGACTTGTTCGGTGAACAGGCCGTGCTCTGCGGCGGTTGCTCCGAACTGGTGAAGGCTGGCTTCAAGACGCTCGTCGACGCCGGCTACCAGCCGGAGATCGCCTACTTCGAGTGCCTCCACGAGCTGAAGCTCATCGTCGACCTCATGTATCGCGGCGGCTTGAACTACATGCGCTACTCCGTCTCCGACACGGCGGAGTGGGGCGATTACCAGAGCGGCCCGCGCGTCGTCACGAAGGAGACGCAGAAGGAAATGAAGCGCATCCTCGCCGACATCCAGAGCGGCAAGTTCGCCAAACGCTTCATGGCCGAAAACGAAAAACACGGCCGCAAGACGATGAACGCATTCCGCAAGAAGGAGCGCAGCCAGCCGATCGAGAAGGTCGGCGTGCAGCTCCGCGCGATGATGCCGTTCCTCAACCCCGTCGTGATCTCGAAATAA
- the ilvN gene encoding acetolactate synthase small subunit: MPKHTLIAYVEDVPGVLNRVASLFRRRNFNIDSLTVGRTEQAGVSRLTVVVDATDAGARIVEANLYKLVNVLRVDDLTHKPALNRELGLVKVKVTAATRSQVLEFVDMFRARVVDVDEESLVIEVTGTPEKIGKFEMVLRPYGILELVRTGSVSMARGHDKLTANPPLVRAEVRSGAAADDHSHAGISMSV; encoded by the coding sequence ATGCCCAAACACACTCTCATCGCCTACGTCGAGGACGTGCCCGGTGTGCTGAACCGCGTCGCCTCGCTGTTCCGCCGCCGCAACTTCAACATCGATTCCCTCACCGTCGGCCGCACCGAGCAGGCCGGCGTCTCGCGCCTCACCGTCGTGGTCGACGCCACCGACGCCGGCGCGCGCATCGTCGAGGCCAACCTCTACAAGTTGGTCAACGTGCTCCGCGTCGACGATCTCACGCACAAGCCCGCGCTCAACCGCGAGCTCGGCCTCGTGAAGGTCAAGGTCACCGCCGCCACGCGTTCGCAGGTGCTCGAGTTCGTCGACATGTTCCGCGCCCGCGTCGTCGACGTGGACGAGGAATCGCTCGTCATCGAAGTCACCGGCACGCCGGAAAAAATCGGCAAGTTCGAGATGGTGCTCCGTCCCTACGGCATCCTCGAACTCGTTCGCACCGGCTCCGTCTCGATGGCTCGCGGCCACGACAAGCTCACCGCCAACCCGCCGCTCGTGCGCGCCGAAGTGCGCAGCGGCGCCGCGGCCGACGATCACAGTCACGCTGGCATTTCCATGTCCGTATGA